One stretch of Mangifera indica cultivar Alphonso chromosome 9, CATAS_Mindica_2.1, whole genome shotgun sequence DNA includes these proteins:
- the LOC123225439 gene encoding G-type lectin S-receptor-like serine/threonine-protein kinase RLK1 isoform X2: MPCFHHKTIMFFKWHLLCVLSLLLQPCLATAQNNGTVRVGQYISAADNSQPWFSPSRDFAFGFHKLDNKDLFLPAIWYYKIPSKTIVWYASADNPAPRGSRLQLTADRGLVLDGPDGQELWKSGITMSAAASGFLYDEGNFLVADANSEMLWQSFDEPADTLLPSQIMERDGVVSSKRSQTDFSRGRFQFRLLQDGNAVLNTINLPSGTAYDAYFWSNTYDQNRSNAGLRVVFNESGYLYVVRENNQRVLLTPETIVPSQENYHRATLNFDGSFVLYTHPKNTNGNNGIWSVIRTMPDNICVNNDIREGLGGGICGHNSICTLNSLRRPNCTCPKGFSLLDPDDPYGNCKPDFIQGCEEDEGKSGEDLYYIEELKSTDWPTSDFERLTPSSREDCESSCLKDCLCSASVFRIDTCWKKKLPLSYGKMDPDDGGTAFIKIRKGEANGKKKRNIIILVGSVLLGSSMFVNLILGAATCLGLLIVNQKKLTRTQPHEGVSHMNLRCFTYKELVEATHGFKEELGRGAFGTVYKGFMDIAPNNLVAVKKLDRVFHDCEKEFKAEVNVIGQTHHRNLVQLLGFCDEGKNRLIVYELLSGTLASFLFGDCKPNWKLRTDIAMGIARGLLYLHEECCTQIIHCDIKPQNILLDDYYNARISDFGLAKLLTLDQSHTSTAIRGTKGKDDWIFSLKMILMPSMTLISCRGL, encoded by the exons ATGCCGTGTTTCCACCATAAGACAATTATGTTCTTCAAGTGGCATCTGCTTTGTGTTCTTTCCTTGCTTCTGCAACCATGTTTAGCAACTGCACAAAACAATGGAACTGTACGTGTAGGTCAATATATTTCTGCAGCTGATAATTCACAACCATGGTTTTCACCTTCCAGAGACTTTGCTTTTGGTTTTCACAAACTTGACAATAAGGATCTCTTCTTGCCTGCCATTTGGTATTACAAGATTCCAAGCAAAACCATAGTTTGGTATGCTTCAGCTGATAATCCTGCACCAAGAGGATCAAGATTACAGCTAACTGCTGACCGCGGATTGGTGCTTGATGGCCCCGATGGCCAAGAGCTATGGAAATCTGGTATCACTATGAGTGCAGCTGCTTCTGGTTTTCTTTATGATGAAGGCAACTTCCTGGTGGCAGATGCAAATTCTGAAATGTTATGGCAGAGTTTTGATGAACCTGCTGATACTTTGCTCCCTTCACAGATAATGGAAAGGGATGGAGTAGTTTCTTCCAAACGATCGCAGACTGATTTCTCTCGAGGAAGGTTCCAATTTCGTTTGCTCCAGGATGGAAATGCTGTGCTTAATACTATAAACCTGCCTAGTGGGACTGCATATGATGCCTATTTTTGGAGCAATACATACGATCAAAACAGATCAAATGCTGGTCTCCGAGTAGTGTTTAATGAATCAGGCTACTTGTACGTTGTGAGGGAAAACAATCAAAGAGTTCTTCTCACACCAGAAACAATAGTCCCTTCCCAAGAAAATTATCACAGAGCAACTCTCAATTTTGATGGTTCTTTTGTGCTTTATACCCACCCCAAGAATACCAATGGAAATAATGGTATCTGGTCTGTTATTCGCACTATGCCTGATAATATCTGTGTAAACAACGATATTCGTGAAGGATTAGGCGGTGGAATTTGTGGGCATAACAGCATCTGCACTCTCAATTCATTGCGAAGGCCAAACTGCACATGCCCAAAGGGGTTTTCTTTACTCGATCCAGATGATCCATACGGAAACTGCAAGCCGGATTTCATCCAAGGCTGTGAAGAAGATGAGGGGAAATCTGGAGAAGATCTATACTATATTGAAGAGCTAAAAAGTACTGATTGGCCTACATCTGATTTTGAGCGGCTTACACCTTCTAGTAGAGAGGACTGTGAATCATCTTGCTTAAAGGACTGCCTGTGTTCTGCATCTGTCTTTAGAATTGATACCTGTTGGAAGAAGAAATTACCACTCTCCTATGGGAAAATGGACCCTGATGATGGTGGGACAGCTTTCATCAAAATTAGGAAAGGTGAGGCCAAtggaaaaaagaagaggaatATAATTATCCTGGTGGGATCTGTACTTTTAGGCAGCTCTATGTTTGTCAACTTGATTTTAGGTGCTGCTACTTGCCTTGGCCTTCTAATTGTCAATCAGAAAAAACTCACGAGGACTCAACCTCATGAAGGTGTTTCACACATGAATCTGCGCTGTTTTACCTATAAGGAGCTTGTAGAGGCCACACATGGATTCAAGGAAGAATTAGGAAGGGGGGCCTTTGGTACTGTTTACAAAGGATTCATGGATATTGCTCCTAATAATCTTGTTGCAGTGAAGAAGTTGGAtagagtatttcatgattgtgaGAAAGAATTCAAAGCTGAAGTGAATGTAATTGGGCAGACACATCACAGGAATCTGGTTCAACTTCTTGGATTCTGCGACGAGGGCAAAAATCGGTTAATTGTATATGAGTTATTGAGTGGCACATTAGCCAGCTTCCTCTTTGGAGACTGTAAACCGAATTGGAAACTGAGGACCGATATAGCCATGGGGATTGCCAGAGGCCTATTGTATCTTCATGAGGAATGCTGCACCCAGATCATCCATTGTGATATAAAGCCTCAAAACATACTTCTTGACGATTATTACAATGCTCGGATATCTGATTTCGGATTGGCAAAGCTTTTGACATTGGATCAGAGTCATACTAGCACTGCCATCAGAGGAACTAAAGG GAAAGACGATTGGATATTCTCGTTGAAGATGATCCTGATGCCATCGATGACATTAATAAGCTGCAGAGGTTTGTGA
- the LOC123225439 gene encoding G-type lectin S-receptor-like serine/threonine-protein kinase RLK1 isoform X1, with product MPCFHHKTIMFFKWHLLCVLSLLLQPCLATAQNNGTVRVGQYISAADNSQPWFSPSRDFAFGFHKLDNKDLFLPAIWYYKIPSKTIVWYASADNPAPRGSRLQLTADRGLVLDGPDGQELWKSGITMSAAASGFLYDEGNFLVADANSEMLWQSFDEPADTLLPSQIMERDGVVSSKRSQTDFSRGRFQFRLLQDGNAVLNTINLPSGTAYDAYFWSNTYDQNRSNAGLRVVFNESGYLYVVRENNQRVLLTPETIVPSQENYHRATLNFDGSFVLYTHPKNTNGNNGIWSVIRTMPDNICVNNDIREGLGGGICGHNSICTLNSLRRPNCTCPKGFSLLDPDDPYGNCKPDFIQGCEEDEGKSGEDLYYIEELKSTDWPTSDFERLTPSSREDCESSCLKDCLCSASVFRIDTCWKKKLPLSYGKMDPDDGGTAFIKIRKGEANGKKKRNIIILVGSVLLGSSMFVNLILGAATCLGLLIVNQKKLTRTQPHEGVSHMNLRCFTYKELVEATHGFKEELGRGAFGTVYKGFMDIAPNNLVAVKKLDRVFHDCEKEFKAEVNVIGQTHHRNLVQLLGFCDEGKNRLIVYELLSGTLASFLFGDCKPNWKLRTDIAMGIARGLLYLHEECCTQIIHCDIKPQNILLDDYYNARISDFGLAKLLTLDQSHTSTAIRGTKGYVAPEWFRNTPVTVKVDVYSFGVLLLEIICLRRSVKQEASTVDKAILTDWAYGCYQERRLDILVEDDPDAIDDINKLQRFVMVAIWCIQEDPSYRPTMRKVIQMLEGVVEVPFPPCPWPSNITS from the coding sequence ATGCCGTGTTTCCACCATAAGACAATTATGTTCTTCAAGTGGCATCTGCTTTGTGTTCTTTCCTTGCTTCTGCAACCATGTTTAGCAACTGCACAAAACAATGGAACTGTACGTGTAGGTCAATATATTTCTGCAGCTGATAATTCACAACCATGGTTTTCACCTTCCAGAGACTTTGCTTTTGGTTTTCACAAACTTGACAATAAGGATCTCTTCTTGCCTGCCATTTGGTATTACAAGATTCCAAGCAAAACCATAGTTTGGTATGCTTCAGCTGATAATCCTGCACCAAGAGGATCAAGATTACAGCTAACTGCTGACCGCGGATTGGTGCTTGATGGCCCCGATGGCCAAGAGCTATGGAAATCTGGTATCACTATGAGTGCAGCTGCTTCTGGTTTTCTTTATGATGAAGGCAACTTCCTGGTGGCAGATGCAAATTCTGAAATGTTATGGCAGAGTTTTGATGAACCTGCTGATACTTTGCTCCCTTCACAGATAATGGAAAGGGATGGAGTAGTTTCTTCCAAACGATCGCAGACTGATTTCTCTCGAGGAAGGTTCCAATTTCGTTTGCTCCAGGATGGAAATGCTGTGCTTAATACTATAAACCTGCCTAGTGGGACTGCATATGATGCCTATTTTTGGAGCAATACATACGATCAAAACAGATCAAATGCTGGTCTCCGAGTAGTGTTTAATGAATCAGGCTACTTGTACGTTGTGAGGGAAAACAATCAAAGAGTTCTTCTCACACCAGAAACAATAGTCCCTTCCCAAGAAAATTATCACAGAGCAACTCTCAATTTTGATGGTTCTTTTGTGCTTTATACCCACCCCAAGAATACCAATGGAAATAATGGTATCTGGTCTGTTATTCGCACTATGCCTGATAATATCTGTGTAAACAACGATATTCGTGAAGGATTAGGCGGTGGAATTTGTGGGCATAACAGCATCTGCACTCTCAATTCATTGCGAAGGCCAAACTGCACATGCCCAAAGGGGTTTTCTTTACTCGATCCAGATGATCCATACGGAAACTGCAAGCCGGATTTCATCCAAGGCTGTGAAGAAGATGAGGGGAAATCTGGAGAAGATCTATACTATATTGAAGAGCTAAAAAGTACTGATTGGCCTACATCTGATTTTGAGCGGCTTACACCTTCTAGTAGAGAGGACTGTGAATCATCTTGCTTAAAGGACTGCCTGTGTTCTGCATCTGTCTTTAGAATTGATACCTGTTGGAAGAAGAAATTACCACTCTCCTATGGGAAAATGGACCCTGATGATGGTGGGACAGCTTTCATCAAAATTAGGAAAGGTGAGGCCAAtggaaaaaagaagaggaatATAATTATCCTGGTGGGATCTGTACTTTTAGGCAGCTCTATGTTTGTCAACTTGATTTTAGGTGCTGCTACTTGCCTTGGCCTTCTAATTGTCAATCAGAAAAAACTCACGAGGACTCAACCTCATGAAGGTGTTTCACACATGAATCTGCGCTGTTTTACCTATAAGGAGCTTGTAGAGGCCACACATGGATTCAAGGAAGAATTAGGAAGGGGGGCCTTTGGTACTGTTTACAAAGGATTCATGGATATTGCTCCTAATAATCTTGTTGCAGTGAAGAAGTTGGAtagagtatttcatgattgtgaGAAAGAATTCAAAGCTGAAGTGAATGTAATTGGGCAGACACATCACAGGAATCTGGTTCAACTTCTTGGATTCTGCGACGAGGGCAAAAATCGGTTAATTGTATATGAGTTATTGAGTGGCACATTAGCCAGCTTCCTCTTTGGAGACTGTAAACCGAATTGGAAACTGAGGACCGATATAGCCATGGGGATTGCCAGAGGCCTATTGTATCTTCATGAGGAATGCTGCACCCAGATCATCCATTGTGATATAAAGCCTCAAAACATACTTCTTGACGATTATTACAATGCTCGGATATCTGATTTCGGATTGGCAAAGCTTTTGACATTGGATCAGAGTCATACTAGCACTGCCATCAGAGGAACTAAAGGGTATGTTGCACCTGAATGGTTTAGAAACACACCAGTCACTGTAAAAGTTGATGTTTACAGTTTCGGAGTGCTGCTTCTAGAGATCATTTGCCTTCGAAGAAGTGTCAAACAGGAAGCGAGCACAGTTGATAAAGCAATTCTAACTGATTGGGCTTATGGTTGTTATCAGGAAAGACGATTGGATATTCTCGTTGAAGATGATCCTGATGCCATCGATGACATTAATAAGCTGCAGAGGTTTGTGATGGTTGCCATTTGGTGCATCCAAGAAGATCCCTCTTATCGCCCCACGATGAGGAAGGTTATACAGATGCTTGAGGGAGTTGTTGAAGTACCTTTTCCACCATGTCCATGGCCATCCAACATCACAAGCTGA